The Anomaloglossus baeobatrachus isolate aAnoBae1 chromosome 7, aAnoBae1.hap1, whole genome shotgun sequence sequence TTTTCCATGGGTAAAAGCTGCTGCATAACTTTATTTGTTGCGGATTTATAATCAGCATCTCGCACTTGTTCTTTATGgatgtttttgtaaattttcaaTCTCACTGTAtcgttttggttttgtttttttttctctttagaaaCATATTGTAGATAACCGCAATAGCAAGACTAGCGCACAGAAGTGAAAATACACAACAAAAAACCCTCTTCACAGTTTAGAAATGAGTGGCTACACAGTATAGGGACCCTCCGCTCCACCCCCCTGTGCTTCTGTTTCTGATGAATTCACTTCTGTTTTCTGAGTAGCTGTTTCCTGAAGTGCTtcatatagctgattttatttattttttttttgcatgtgacAGTGCTAAATCGCAGAGGCCCTGCACATAATCATCAAATggtaatgattagggatgatcgaatacctcaaatattcagcttcgcgaatatctgacgaataggtcgccgctatgcgactattcgatgcgcaatatatgTGAAGCCCGAatcgttccgaatagttgttattcgggtttcccatagacttgcattgcgcatcaaatattcgcgaatagcggctACCTATTCTGCAAATATTCTCGAAGCCGAATATTCGAGGTATTCGATCATCGCTTGTAATGATGTCTTGTGTAAATGTGCATTTCCTGATCCAATATCTCCTGTGCAGTGACGTCTCCTCCTCCGCACCATTGCAATGGTCAGATCTATGCACAATGGTGAAGGTCTGTAACAAGTTGTGTGCAGAATCAGATCAGTAAATTTCACGTTTTACTAAAACTTTCCCTGTTTTAGGGGCTTATTCAAACATCAGTAATTTGGTGTTTTCTATCAGTATTTATATGACAAAACCTGTAGTAGGACTTAGGctaggatttcatgattaacattggagtcaatggagtgaaatcctgcagcgacgtgcggaaaagaattgacatgcacttgtttttgctgcgggaatcccgcagcaaaacatgcagctgtcaaattccgcccagtgcgcacaggattttttttctccataggatttgctggtgattcactgcagagatgttatgaacattttgtgcagcgaaacatgcagcaaaaccgcaaaaaatccggtaagtgcgcacatagccttaaagtgtaccagtcaggtgcaatatgcatccagaaccacgagcatttctgggtgcatattgctaatccctgctttaaCCGTCCCTGTGtccaatagcatagataaagagatctttagaaaaagtatttctaaagatcttttatgatatgctaatgaggccagcgactagtcgcaagggcgttggttcctgtgctcattccaccctattaacatgttagtatgcccaccggggcgtgctaacatgctattcaatgcagcatcaccagtgatGAAGCGATGTCTGCTGTGACTGCTGATCCGAAGTCTCGTCACTTCTGGTTTTGCGCAGTAgatctctctgaagccaggacacatacacccggcttcatactgcacatgaccagaagtgcccagCATTCAAGAGAGCGAACACGGGTACATgcatcaccactggtgatgctgcattgagtagcatgttagtatgcccctgtgggcatgctaacaggacggactagtcgggggaactaacgcccttgcgactagtcccctcactcattagcatatcataaaggatctttagaaatactttttttctaaagatctctatctctactactagatgcagggattaggaatatgcacacaaaactgctcgtggttctgggtgaatattgcacctgacaggttcccttttaaagagaAAAACGATAATTGAAAAATTGACCTGTGTTTTGGCATGGAAATACTGATCAAATATATACTGtttgaataaaggattttttccggtCTAAAATGGTAAATCTGTAGTCACTATGTATCTGCAGCCTTGTGAATTCTCCCATCGCGCTGTGAGGATCTTCAATGTCAGAGCCGGGAacggcggtcatgtgactgcaagtatgtgatatcCAGACTTCCGGCCTCATGCACTACGCTTGCATTGAGTGCATCGGAAACTGTCTAGTTGGATTCTGATCAGGAGTATGCATAACCTATATACTCGCAGCTATGACCgctgttcccggctctgacactggagaatcctcacagtgcagtgTATTGTGAGGATTCTCAAGCCTGAAGTCGCATAGAGGACAGATTTGCTGTTTTAGATGAGACAACCCCTTTGACACATATCCATCATGGAGGAGAGTCGGGATAAGCTATACATCTGTCTTTAACGGAGCTAGCTCTAACCACTGCTGTTTTTTAACTCCTTAACAAAATACATTTTAGTTACTAGATCTTGGAAGAATAATGTTCATAATTGGATGTGgttttattttttgttaaaaagAATAATGCTCCTTTGCTGAGATTTCATAAATAcgtccctgctatgtactatgtaatggtCGTGTTTGACCGTACAGGATCATACCACAGTGCCTGGGCAGGAGAGGAGGAAAGACAGGGAATACATTCACTACAACACGGGAACATAGCTGATTCTCAGAGGGAGGTAACACATGTTCAGAAATAGGCGGAGAAATATTTTATCTCCTTTTCCCCAACACCCCCAGCCCCTCCCCCCAACAAAAAAAGGGGCAAAATTGCAaggtttttgtttgtttggttttttttacttcTTGAAAGATTGTTTCAAGATTTGTGTTCTTGTTATTTTTATGATCTAATAAAGTCAATGGTCTCCTACAACCGATCCTGCATAAAACAAGCAATATGGCTATGTAGATGTGGGGTTGGGGAGAGGTAAATTTTTCAGTTCAGGTAGTTTTATAGGTTGAGGGCTTTgggtattattttatttttttttttctccaggatGCTCACTCTAATGTGGGCTGTTACATGTGACACCGTACATTCAAGAGCCTGTTTTGATTTCTATTTTCTCCTGGCCACCTGCTGTAGCTCTTGGAGTTTGTCAGTGGCATATGTCAAAGCCATATGCCATAGAAGGTATTTATCATACCAGAGGCTcagctgcagtgtgaacagagctctTGTGTTgctcacagatttttttttttctaatcctgTGTAATTGCTGAATGTGAACAACACAACGTACAAAAGTAGACTTGGCCGATCTCTCTCGGCAGGCCAGTCAGAGAGCTGGGTTTCGGGCTCTTGCTCATGGTTGTATTACATTCTTGGGTGGCAGGATCGCTGCTCTGTGAACTCGTGTTGGATTGCTCTGTAATTTACACGTTGATGTTTTCTTTTTAGTGTTTGTGGTGCAACACGGACAGCAAGTGTCTGGATTATCCTGTTAGACACATCCTGCCTCCATCATCACTGTGTAAACTGAAGGATGCCCGCTGGGGGATATGCTGGCGTGAGTAAATATTTGAAGTGTTCTCACCTGTCAAAGCTGTGCTGTAGACACGACTCCAAATACAAAAATGTGGATTCCCGTGCTGCAACCAACCCGGTATTCAGTGGGAAATTCTCCCTTTGAGAGTCCCAGCGGAGTCAGATAATATggttggttttggttttttttttcttctatagatTAAAACTTCTCATCTGCACTCATTGGATCAATTTATCTTTTTCCCTTCTCGTTGGGATCGTCCTCAATCTTTgcttttaaagagaacctatcaggtccaatatgcacccagaaccatgagtagttctgggtgcatattgctaatccctgcctaaccatccctatatacactagcatacagtgccttgcgaaagtatccgGCCCCCttggatttttcaacctttttcccacatttcaggcttcaaacataaagataaaaatgttaatgttatggtgaaggatcaacaacaagtgggacacaattgtgaagttgaacgaaatgtattgcttattttaagcttttgtTAAAAAGAATAAACTGGAAATTGGGGTGTGAAATATTATTTGTTCCCATTTTTctttcaatgcagcaaactcactccagaagttctttgaggatctctgaatgatccaatgttgtcctaaatgactgatgatgataaatataagccacctgtgtgtaataaagtctccgtataaatgcacctgctctgtgatagtctgtgttctgtttaaagcgcaaatggcatcatgaagaccaaggaacacaataggcaggtccgtgatacagtTGGGGAGAAGTTTATAGTCgggtttggttacaaaaagatttccaaaactttaaacatcccaaaaaatCTAACAATTGGAGATTGGCCCCGTTGTTAAGGTTTTAATGGGAATataagttttttgggttttttttttttttttttttttttttttttaatctgggcacactataacgtaggggcagagatgctgattccagcaatgtatcacttattgaGGTGcttagtgttttggtttttttaattcactgttttattatcaggagattatcATGAGAGGACTAGTAAAGCTGCTGCCAGATAGTGTAACTCCACCCACACATTGATTGTGATCTTTCTGGACTACATGTATCGTACGCTATATAATTCTGCCCACAACACTGATGGGCATTTTCTGCCTGTGTACAGTGAAGCTGCCAATcggtgatgtcggtggggttatacagggctcagcattcagagaattggTAGAGCTGCAGCAGATAACAGTTTTTAATAAAAACTGCGGAAAGCTgttatcagggtctctgctcctacatcatgctgctctcaaattgggtagccaaaaaaaaaaatctagcgaTAGATTCCCTTTTTAAATATCAGTGTTAAGGCCcaatcacacacaacgacttaccagcaatcccgaaaacgatgcgacctgatagggatcgctggtgagatgtcacacagtcagaccttaccagcgatgcaggaacaatacaggtcgcagtagcgacctgtataacgatctcagcagtcactgtgaccctgtcacacagcgatgggtcctgcccagcaggacatcgcctttgaagaaaatggcctggaccattctgcaacgactagagatctcacagcaggggcctgatcgctggtaggtgtcacacataacgagatcgctaacgggatcactactgcgtcacagaaaccgtgactcagctgcgatctcgctagtgatcttgttatgtgtgacggtaccttttaggATAAAATCTTACCACTTGTGTGCAGCTGACTTTATAGTTCTTTGTGTTGTTATAATGGCACAATCTTCTTATCCTTCTGTTGGTATCTGGATCCTCTACCCTCCGGCTGCATAAGTCTTGTTCTGAGCGCTCAGGAATGTTCATGTGCTCTCATGTGACTTGTTATAAGAGGCACAGGACCTGGATTTGCAGCCACTGACTCCCCTTAACTCCTATTTCCATCGTTAATTTCCCTGAATTTCTATTATAAATGTGAAGTCATGGTGGTCTTTACAATTTAGCACTGATCTCATCAAATAGCTCTACGCTGTTACAGCTACTTATAGTGGGGATGAGTGAGATGATCTGTGGGGACTAGTGATGGGTGACTACGAAAACAATACTGCAAAATATTCAAGATAAATAATGCTATTTGTGTAGTCGTAACAAatctaatgaaagtcaatgggaaactcaaatcatTTTCCAGTTGACTCTCCCAGGATGTCTGgtggggctgtaaaaatgctgaaatggacggAAAAATATTCAAATGGATTAAGAATTGCATGGGCAATATACATCTCTGAAACACCAgttgcttctgggaacaatgtcagagtattacgcctctTGGATGTGCGGTCCCCTGCCTTTTTGTGATAATCggcgcaggtaaagtagacagctgcgggctgcagcctccagctgtatgttttctcttggctggttatcaaaaatggaggcTCCCTCCACcctgtttgtgttttttgttttgtttttttccccccttttataTTATTTAAATAACGAAAAAATTGACATGGACCACTGCCCAGGTTTGacaaccagcgcagataaagcagacagttggcgACTGGTGTTTTCAAGCTGAGAAGGTccttggttattgggccctccccagcctaaaaatagcagccctctttcaccaacttattaacccccaaaacaaccctgcaggtcagacgtaatcAACACTGacgtctggctctgctacatctggaggccATGGAGAGCGGTGACCATAGAACATGTGACCGCTCACTGCGGCCTTCGGGACACAGAGTAGCATGGGACCTGTTAGAATGGACCTTAGGTGAACTCCATGCCGGACTGTCTGACTGCGTGTCATGATGGCTGCGAAGTTTgacagtccagcactgagttcacctgaggtcacttatGGTAGTTTTCACTGCACCTTCTGTGTGAGCCACCAGCTGTGAACTGTGTCTGACTGCGTTATATGGAAGCAAGGCAAGCCGATAGTCTGGCACTGAGGTCAGAGCTGGCGGCTTACACAGAGGTTACCATGAGAACCACCAGaaatgacctcaggtgaactccgtGTTGGACTTTGTGACACGGTGGCAGTGTAGTCTGACAGTCTGGTATCTATGAGGCCCGGAAACGTTAAATGAGcattttaagggagcctttaagattCCTGGAGTTATCAGCTGCTCGGACATCTGAATGTTTTGAACCTTTGCAGTTTTCACAGCCTCTAGGTGTCCCAACAGCTCGGAACTCCATTAACCTTAGTCTACCTTTTTAAAGGCTCCATTTAAGGTTTCCGGGATTCCGCTCATCATTAGTAGGGACAGTAATACATAATTGTGTAGTGAATGCTCCTGATTGCCAGACTTGCTCCTCACATAAGACACATCATTTGTGCATTTTGGTCACTTCTGTACTAATAGCAatgtatatttttctttatttcagtTAATTTTGAAGCTTTGATTATTACCCTTTCTGTGATCGGAGGAACCATCATTTTGTCCCTgatcctctgctgctgctgctgttgtaggaaaaagaaaaacagaagGTAGGCCTCCTTAGAGGGTAGTGGTGGGCAAGGCCCTACTAAGGGGTGGGAGACGAGGCGTTTTATTGCTTCATAGGAGTAAATAAACTATAGGACAAGATctcatttaattttatttttttttccccccttcagCTCAAGTTTAGAGACTGAAAAATCTgtgagagagaaggaggagagaagAGTCCGTCAGGAAGAGAGGTAAGACAAGTAAAATGGATGTGGGGAAAACATGGGGGCACATGTGGAAATGTATTTTGGTATCACAGAAACAATCAGGAACTGATTATCACCCACCTTCCGATTTTACATGTTTAGGATTTGCATTGCAGTGCCGATATGTGGAACGGATTCCATTATTTTGAACAGACAGATCGATGGAGCCATACCAGCTATGACACGGACCCCCTCAATAGGCTAAAAATCTTCTAATGCTACAAACTTACAAAGCATTTTCCTAAAAGGAATGGTCCGAAACGGACAACCTAAATGTTGTGATACCCTATGAAATATAGGACAGTGCCAGGAGTGCACAAGCCAAAGAGGACCAGGAGAGATTAGATGTCAAATACAAAGTATCTTT is a genomic window containing:
- the PTTG1IP gene encoding pituitary tumor-transforming gene 1 protein-interacting protein — protein: MSLRRLLPVLCVLLAAAAFAAATECSSMSNTTCETCLNNVSCLWCNTDSKCLDYPVRHILPPSSLCKLKDARWGICWLNFEALIITLSVIGGTIILSLILCCCCCCRKKKNRSSSLETEKSVREKEERRVRQEERRVQMKSRHDEIRKKYGLFKEDNPYSKFDS